The genomic DNA GCGACGCTTTCCGCCGAGCGGGGATCCCCCCGCCCCTGATACCCCTTATTTCACCCACGAGGAAAACAACCATGTCCTTCTTTCAGATGCCCACGCCCGTCGCCGCGCGACGCCTGTTCCTCGGCAAGTCCGGGCTCGTGCTGTCGGGCGCCGCAGTCGCGCTGCTGGCCGGCAACGAGGCGCTGGCGGCCAAGGCCGGCGGCGGCAGCGCCCATGACGTGCAGATTCTCAACACCGCGCTCGGTGCGGAGCTCGAAGCCATCGCGGCCTACCAGCTCGGCGCCGAAAGCAAGCTGCTCGAAAAGCCGGTGCTCGACCTCGCGGTGACCTTCCAGGGCCACCACAAGGAACATGCCGACCTGCTCGCCAAGACGGTCGCCAAGCTCGGCGGCAAGGCGGTCATCGCAAAGGCCGACTATCACTTCCCGGCCGACCAGCTGAAGTCGCAGGCCGACGTGCTGCGCTTCGCGGCCAAGCTCGAACAGGGTGCCGTGAGCGCCTACCTGGGCGCCGTGCCGTTGTTCGGCAACCGCGACCTCGCCAAGGCCGCGGCCAGCATCCTCGGCGACGAAGCCATGCATTGGGCGGTGCTGCGCCAGGCCCTCGGCGAAGCGCCGGTTCCTTCGGCCTTCATGTCGTGAAGTTGCGTGGGGTGTTGACGGCCAGCGTGCTGGCCCTGTGCGTCGCTGCGCCCGCGTTTGCACTCGGGCCGGCCGACGCGGTGCGCGGCGAGCAGGTGTATGCGCGCTGCCAGGCCTGCCATGCGCTGGCCGTCGACCGGGTCGGGCCGCATCACTGCGGCCTGTTCGGACGGCTGGCCGGCAGCGTCCCCGGCTTTGCCTATTCGCCGGCCATGAAGAACTCGCACATCGTGTGGAACGACAAGACGCTCGACAGATTCCTCGCCAAGCCGCTGGCCATGGTGCCCGGCACGGCGATGACCTACGACGGCGTGCCGGACCCGCAGGAACGCGCCGACCTGATCGCCTACCTCAAGCATGCCAACGACACGCCGGAATGCGCGGCATCCTCGTCGGCCAAACACTGATCGCTCCCATGCTTCGAACGGCTGATTTCCCCGGCCCTGTCTTTCGCGACGAAGCGCCCGCGACGGCCGCACCGAGCGTGTCGGAGCGCATTCGCGCGCGCCTGCTGCAGGCCGGCCAGCGCCACCATGCCAACGACAACATCTCGGAATGGATCCGCGAGGGCGAGCTCGACGAACTGCAGGCCGAGGTGCGCGACCGGATGCAGGCGGTGCTCGACGCGCTCGTGATCGATGCGGCGAACGACCACAACACGAACGGCACGGCCGAGCGTGTGGCGCGCATGTTCGTGACCGAGGTGTTCCGCGGCCGCTATGTGCCGATGCCGGCGGTCACCGAATTTCCGAACACCTCGCGCCTGAACCAGCTGATGGTGGTCGGCCCGATCTCGGTGCGCAGCGCCTGCTCGCACCATCTGTGCCCGATCATGGGCAAGGTCTGGATCGGCATCCTGCCCAATGAGCACTCGAACCTGATCGGCCTCTCGAAGCATGCCCGCATCTGCGACTGGATCCTGAGCCGCCCGCAGATCCAGGAAGAGGCGGTGATGATGCTGGCCGACGAACTGGAGCGCCGCGTGAAGCCCGACGGCCTCGCACTGGTGATGCGCTCGGACCACTTCTGCATGCGCTGGCGCGGCGTGAAGGACCCCGAGGCCTCGATGACCAACAGCGTGATGCGCGGCGCCTTCCTGAACGATGCGGCGCTGCGGCGCGAGTTTCTTTCACTGTTGAGCAGCCGGGACGACTGAACGCGTTCGCGCTGCGCGGGCCCTCCCCTGCGTCAGCGCGCCTGCGTGTAGGCCGGCGGTTCGGCCACCAGTCCCTGCTTGACGTGGCGCGTGGTCGCATCGGCCAGCACCTCGACCTGCCCGGCCTCGACCGCGGCCAGCGTCAGCTTCGCCACCGCGTCGGGCGAGGCCTTGTCGCCGGCGATGCCGCGCGTCATGTCGGTGTCCATGAAGGCCACGTGCAGGCTGGTGACCAGCGTGCCCTGCCCGCGCAGCTCGTTGCGCAGGCCGTTGCTCAGCGACCAGGTGGCCGACTTCGATGCGCTGTAGGTCGCGGCCGTCGGCAGGCTGAGCCAGCTCAGCGCCGACAGCACGTTGACGATGGCGCCGCCGCCATGAACCGCCAGCACCGGCGCGAACGCACGGCTCATGGCCCAGGTGCCGAAGAAGTTGGTTTCGAACTCGGCGCGCGCGGCCTCGAAGGCGTCCGGCGATCCGAGGAAGGTCGCGCCGCGCGAGATGCCCGCGTTGTTGACGAGCAGCGTGACATCGCCGCAGGCACGCGCCGCCGCAGCCACCTGTTCGGGCTGCGTGACGTCGAGCGCGATCGGCGTCACGCCTTCGAGCGTGACCGACTTCGGATCCCGCGCCGCCGCGTAGACCTTCTTCGCGCCGGCTGCCAGCGCCGCGCGCGCGAACGAGAGACCGAGACCGCGGTTGGCGCCGGTGATGAAGACGACGGAGTCCTGGATTTTCATGAGGGTCTTTCGATGAGAGGAGGAATCAGGACGCAGGCTGCAGCCGCTGCAGCAGGCCGCGCGTGGTGCGCGGCCAGCCGACCCGGCCGAACCATGCGCCGCCGGCGATCGCCGAGGCGATGACGACGCCATACACCCCCAGCGCCAGACCTTGCGCGACGAACACGTGCACGAGCTCGCCACCCCAGCGCAGCGCGAGCCAGCCGCCCAGCGCGGCGGCAGCGAGCCGGGCCAGGTTGCCGAGCACCGGCCACAACAGCCGGCCCGCGCCCTGCGAGGCGAAATACAGCACCAGCCCGATGCCGAAGAAACCGTAGAACGGCCCGACGGTACGCAGGTACTGCGTGCCGGCATCGAGCATCGCCGCGTCGCTGCCGAACAGATGCAGCCAGGGCTGCGGGAACAGCGCGGCCGCGAGCCCGATGGTTTCGGTCAGCACGAAGGCCAGCGCCGTGCCGGCCCAGGTGGCGCGCAGCGCGCGCTCGTGCTGCCCCGCGCCCATGCAGGTGCCGACCATCGCGACCAGCGGCGCGCCGAGGCCGAACACCAGCGGCACCATCAGGTATTCGAGCCGCGCCGCGGTGCCGTAGCCGGCGATCGCGTTGGGACCGAAGTGGCCCGCGAGCGCGGTCGCGATGCCGATCGAGACATTGGTGGCCAGGGTCGACACCGCGCCCACCAGCCCGACCTGGAGGATGTCGCGGAACAGCGGCCACCGGAATCGCGCGCCGGACCACGCCGGCCTGAGCAGGCTGCGACGCGAGCGCAGGTAGAGCCACAGCGCGATCGTGCCGCCCAGGTAGTAGATCAGCAGTGCCACCGCGCCGCCCGCGATGCCCAGGCCCGGCACCGGCCCCCAGCCGAAGATCAGCAGCGGCGACAGCGGAATCAGCAGCACCACGCCGGCCACCGTCACGTTGGCCGGCACCGACATGTTGCCGGTGCCTCGGATCACCGCCGCCAGCGAATTGAAGAGCCAGACCAGCACCGCGCCGGCGAACACCACGTTCGAGTAGGTCACCGCCGCGGCGAGCGATGCGCCAGTGCCGCCCATCGATGCATAGAGCCAGCGTCCGCCGACCAGCAGCGCAAGCATGAACAGGAGCCCGAAGCCGAGCGCGATCGCGATCGCATGCAGCACCAGCGCATCCGCATCGTCGCGGCGGCGCGCGCCGAGCGCGCGCGCGATCGACGAGGCGATGCCGCCGCCCATCGCGCCGGCCGAGGTCATCTGCATCAGCATCACGATCGGGAACACCAGCGCCATGCCGGCCAGCGCATCGATGCCGAGCTTGCCGACGTAGAAGGTCTCGATCAGGCCGACCGAGGCCTGCGCCACCAT from Variovorax sp. PBL-E5 includes the following:
- a CDS encoding ferritin-like domain-containing protein, producing MSFFQMPTPVAARRLFLGKSGLVLSGAAVALLAGNEALAAKAGGGSAHDVQILNTALGAELEAIAAYQLGAESKLLEKPVLDLAVTFQGHHKEHADLLAKTVAKLGGKAVIAKADYHFPADQLKSQADVLRFAAKLEQGAVSAYLGAVPLFGNRDLAKAAASILGDEAMHWAVLRQALGEAPVPSAFMS
- a CDS encoding c-type cytochrome; the protein is MTASVLALCVAAPAFALGPADAVRGEQVYARCQACHALAVDRVGPHHCGLFGRLAGSVPGFAYSPAMKNSHIVWNDKTLDRFLAKPLAMVPGTAMTYDGVPDPQERADLIAYLKHANDTPECAASSSAKH
- the folE gene encoding GTP cyclohydrolase I, whose translation is MLRTADFPGPVFRDEAPATAAPSVSERIRARLLQAGQRHHANDNISEWIREGELDELQAEVRDRMQAVLDALVIDAANDHNTNGTAERVARMFVTEVFRGRYVPMPAVTEFPNTSRLNQLMVVGPISVRSACSHHLCPIMGKVWIGILPNEHSNLIGLSKHARICDWILSRPQIQEEAVMMLADELERRVKPDGLALVMRSDHFCMRWRGVKDPEASMTNSVMRGAFLNDAALRREFLSLLSSRDD
- a CDS encoding SDR family oxidoreductase — encoded protein: MKIQDSVVFITGANRGLGLSFARAALAAGAKKVYAAARDPKSVTLEGVTPIALDVTQPEQVAAAARACGDVTLLVNNAGISRGATFLGSPDAFEAARAEFETNFFGTWAMSRAFAPVLAVHGGGAIVNVLSALSWLSLPTAATYSASKSATWSLSNGLRNELRGQGTLVTSLHVAFMDTDMTRGIAGDKASPDAVAKLTLAAVEAGQVEVLADATTRHVKQGLVAEPPAYTQAR
- a CDS encoding MATE family efflux transporter, yielding MRTAMPATASPADGVDPRTRRLLEAPIVSTLLRLAAPNIVVMVAQASVGLIETFYVGKLGIDALAGMALVFPIVMLMQMTSAGAMGGGIASSIARALGARRRDDADALVLHAIAIALGFGLLFMLALLVGGRWLYASMGGTGASLAAAVTYSNVVFAGAVLVWLFNSLAAVIRGTGNMSVPANVTVAGVVLLIPLSPLLIFGWGPVPGLGIAGGAVALLIYYLGGTIALWLYLRSRRSLLRPAWSGARFRWPLFRDILQVGLVGAVSTLATNVSIGIATALAGHFGPNAIAGYGTAARLEYLMVPLVFGLGAPLVAMVGTCMGAGQHERALRATWAGTALAFVLTETIGLAAALFPQPWLHLFGSDAAMLDAGTQYLRTVGPFYGFFGIGLVLYFASQGAGRLLWPVLGNLARLAAAALGGWLALRWGGELVHVFVAQGLALGVYGVVIASAIAGGAWFGRVGWPRTTRGLLQRLQPAS